A region from the Perca fluviatilis chromosome 16, GENO_Pfluv_1.0, whole genome shotgun sequence genome encodes:
- the LOC120544034 gene encoding claudin-7-A-like, with protein sequence MAHAGMQMLGFALALIGVIGLIIGTMLPQWKMSAYVGDNIITAVSMYEGLWMSCAFQSTGQMQCKVYDSILQLNSALQATRALMIVSIIVAVAGLGVAVMGMKCTTCGGDDKVKKARISMTGGIIILIGSLCGIVACSWYANDIIKAFYNPFTPVNTKYEFGSAIFIAWAGSFLTIVGGAMLAASCPRKTKSTTPKYPISRPASSKEYV encoded by the exons ATGGCCCACGCGGGTATGCAGATGTTGGGATTCGCCCTGGCTCTTATCGGCGTAATTGGATTGATAATTGGCACAATGTTGCCCCAGTGGAAGATGTCCGCTTATGTTGGGGACAACATCATCACGGCGGTGTCCATGTACGAAGGACTCTGGATGTCCTGTGCGTTCCAGAGCACAGGCCAAATGCAGTGCAAGGTCTACGACTCCATCCTGCAGCTCAACA GTGCCCTCCAGGCAACCCGCGCCCTCATGATTGTGAGTATCATCGTAGCGGTGGCTGGCTTGGGCGTAGCTGTCATGGGAATGAAGTGCACCACCTGTGGAGGAGATGACAAAGTCAAAAAGGCCCGCATTTCCATGACTGGTGGCATTATCATCCTGATTGGAT CTTTGTGTGGGATTGTTGCCTGCTCTTGGTATGCTAACGACATCATCAAAGCCTTCTACAACCCTTTCACCCCCGTCAATACAAA GTATGAGTTTGGTTCTGCCATCTTCATTGCCTGGGCTGGATCGTTCCTGACTATAGTGGGAGGTGCCATGCTGGCAGCATCCTGCCCAAGAAAAACCAAATCCACTACACCCAAGTATCCCATCTCCAGACCCGCCAGCAGCAAGGAATATGTTTGA